One Dioscorea cayenensis subsp. rotundata cultivar TDr96_F1 chromosome 17, TDr96_F1_v2_PseudoChromosome.rev07_lg8_w22 25.fasta, whole genome shotgun sequence DNA window includes the following coding sequences:
- the LOC120280244 gene encoding GATA transcription factor 12-like, with translation MEAPEYLHGGLCRGGGSQYPADKQGDQFAVEDLLDFSNEDDDEEEPIVSDVHADEGGSHASGGSCGDSSSASMITAVDSCNSSLSGYGARFSGEFSLSGDLCEPVYDELADLEWLSNLVEESFSSEDMEKLQLISGVKASSASTPADGDVSAAASQPRFLPETPVPGKARSKRSRAAPCNWSSRLLALSPLDSPTADDAAASPAAVSEIPVKKPTAAKKKKDPSEGPTYAASDGRKCLHCQTEKTPQWRTGPMGPKTLCNACGVRYKSGRLVPEYRPASSPTFVLSKHSNSHRKVLELRRQKDVLHQQQFLISTAGGYDSVPGDDFLIHHRIGPDFRQLI, from the exons ATGGAAGCTCCGGAGTACCTTCATGGCGGATTGTGCCGTGGCGGCGGCTCTCAGTACCCGGCCGACAAGCAAGGGGACCAGTTTGCTGTTGAGGACCTGCTTGATTTCTCCAACGAGGACGATGATGAGGAGGAACCCATCGTTTCCGACGTCCATGCCGATGAGGGGGGATCACATGCCTCAGGTGGGAGCTGCGGTGATTCATCGTCGGCGTCCATGATCACCGCCGTGGATAGTTGCAACTCATCGCTCTCCGGCTATGGTGCTCGGTTCTCCGGTGAATTCTCTCTCTCCGGCGACCTTTGTGAACCGGTG TACGATGAGCTCGCGGATCTGGAATGGCTTTCGAACTTGGTAGAAGAGTCGTTCTCCAGCGAGGACATGGAGAAGCTTCAGCTCATCTCCGGCGTCAAGGCCTCATCGGCGTCAACCCCAGCCGACGGCGACGTTTCCGCCGCCGCATCTCAGCCACGCTTCCTCCCAGAAACTCCCGTCCCCGGCAAAGCCCGTAGCAAACGATCCCGTGCCGCACCTTGTAACTGGTCCTCCCGCCTTCTCGCCCTCTCCCCTCTTGATTCCCCCACCGCCGACGATGCAGCCGCCTCCCCCGCCGCCGTCTCTGAGATTCCGGTTAAGAAACCCACGgcggcgaagaagaagaaggatccATCGGAAGGCCCGACATACGCCGCATCCGACGGGCGTAAGTGCTTGCACTGCCAAACGGAGAAGACGCCGCAGTGGAGGACGGGGCCGATGGGGCCGAAGACGCTCTGCAACGCGTGCGGCGTCCGGTATAAGTCCGGCCGGCTCGTGCCGGAGTACCGACCGGCTTCGAGTCCTACTTTCGTGCTTTCCAAGCACTCCAATTCTCATCGGAAAGTGCTTGAACTACGGCGCCAGAAGGATGTCCTTCACCAGCAGCAGTTCCTCATCTCCACCGCCGGCGGCTACGACTCCGTTCCCGGCGATGACTTCTTGATCCACCACCGCATCGGCCCCGATTTCCGTCAGCTCATCTAA